The Daucus carota subsp. sativus chromosome 9, DH1 v3.0, whole genome shotgun sequence genome window below encodes:
- the LOC108201354 gene encoding uncharacterized protein LOC108201354, giving the protein MYSAVGTCVRTPVGDTQYFPVEVGLHQGSVLSPLLFIMILDVITRDIQAPIPWCMLFADDIVLIAEFRNDVNINLERWRTSLEGYGLRLSRSKTEYQCANFSEEVHEEDVALKGKFYRVAIRPSLLYGSECWPLGKARERRLETAELRMLRWICGNTMTELRMDMFGVNVTQPRFEGLNAYRFGERGREVGPVGRGLIN; this is encoded by the exons ATGTATTCAGCGGTGGGAACATGTGTTCGGACACCTGTTGGGGATACTCAGTATTTTCCAGTTGAGGTAGGGCTTCATCAAGGGTCAGTATTAAGTCCTTTGCTTTTTATAATGATTTTGGATGTGATTACTCGGGATATTCAGGCTCCTATACCTTGGTGTATGCTTTTTGCCGATGATATTGTATTAATTGCTGAGTTTCGGAACGATGTTAATATAAACCTAGAACGGTGGCGTACATCGCTGGAGGGTTATGGATTGCGTCTGAGCCGTTCCAAAACTGAGTACCAATGTGCCAATTTCAGTGAGGAGGTTCATGAGGAGGATGTAGCT ttgaagggtAAATTTTATCGAGTGGCAATCAGACCGTCATTACTATATGGTTCTGAGTGTTGGCCATTGGGAAAGGCTCGGGAACGTCGACTAGAGACAGCAGAATTGCGTATGTTGCGTTGGATTTGTGGTAACACTATGACAGAATTGCGTATGGACATGTTCGGCGTAAATGTAACTCAGCCCCGGTTCGAAGGGTTGAACGCATATCGGTTCGGGGAAAGAGGAAGAGAGGTCGGCCCCGTCGGACGTGGTCTGATCAATTGA